A region from the Vicia villosa cultivar HV-30 ecotype Madison, WI linkage group LG3, Vvil1.0, whole genome shotgun sequence genome encodes:
- the LOC131656923 gene encoding putative disease resistance protein RGA3 — protein MNIYLKKLFTITTYLYFCYFPIYNMAESFVFDVANSLLGKLASYAYEEVSRVYGVHKDLQEIKDTLSIVNGLLLDAEYKKDEKHWLREWMRQIQNICSDAEDVFDGFEFEHKRKQVAHASNNTQTKVGHFFSSSNPLVFRPMMARQIKEIRERLDKVAADGTKFGLAQIDIGTELVSQRRDLTYSHVDTSSVIGRENDREEIIKLLMQPRLHGDGDRSLCVIPIVGIGGLGKTTLAKLVFNDKRMDELFQLKMWACISDSDDFDIKKIIIKIINAASASISSPASAPMIVTFAHQEKINNLDIEQLQSRLRHELSGKKYLLVLDDIWNDDRAKWIELIDLIKVGATGSQIIVTTRSNSIASMTGTLPSYVLKGLSQDDCLSLFVKWAFKEGEVIKYPYLVEIGKEIVKKCAGIPLAVKTLGSSLFSKYDLNKWIFVRDSEIWNIEQKRDDILPALKLSYDQMPSYLRQCFVYFSLYPKDYTFFRNDITRLWVALNLVRSRNGSEHLMDIAREYIDDLNSRSFLQDFKIVGYFGSFKVHDLIHDLARYVAKEECVAVDLHTKNIPEYVRHLSFVEYNSTDNTLFPKSRNLRTILFPIKGNGLDKGTLLDAWISRYTYLRYLDLRYSSFESLPNSFSKLKHLRLLDLCYNIKIRRLPHSIS, from the coding sequence atgaacatttatCTGAAGAAACTATTTACTATAACTACATacttatatttctgctattttccaATTTACAACATGGCTGAATCATTTGTTTTCGATGTTGCTAATTCACTTCTTGGAAAGCTTGCCTCTTATGCTTATGAAGAAGTTTCCCGAGTCTATGGTGTGCATAAAGATCTACAAGAGATCAAAGATACTTTGTCAATTGTCAATGGTCTGCTACTGGATGCTGAGTATAAGAAAGACGAAAAGCACTGGCTGCGTGAATGGATGAGACAGATTCAAAACATCTGTTCTGATGCTGAAGACGTATTTGATGGATTTGAGTTCGAGCACAAGAGGAAGCAAGTTGCCCATGCTTCTAACAACACTCAGACGAAGGTAGGCCACTTCTTTTCTTCCTCTAATCCACTTGTTTTCCGTCCTATGATGGCACGCCAAATTAAAGAGATTAGGGAAAGATTGGATAAGGTAGCAGCTGATGGGACCAAGTTTGGTCTCGCACAAATTGATATTGGTACTGAACTAGTTTCACAAAGGAGAGACTTGACTTATTCTCATGTCGATACTTCAAGTGTAATTGGGAGGGAGAATGATAGGGAAGAAATTATCAAGCTTTTGATGCAACCACGTCTTCACGGTGATGGTGATAGAAGTTTATGTGTTATTCCAATAGTAGGAATTGGAGGCTTGGGAAAGACCACTCTTGCAAAGTTGGTGTTTAATGATAAGAGGATGGATGAACTTTTTCAGTTGAAGATGTGGGCTTGTATCTCCGACTCGGATGATTTTGACAtcaagaaaataattattaaaatcatCAACGCTGCTTCTGCTTCCATTTCCAGTCCAGCTTCAGCTCCAATGATTGTTACTTTTGCTCACCAAGAAAAAATCAACAACTTAGATATTGAGCAGTTACAAAGTCGTCTTAGACATGAACTTTCTGGTAAGAAGTATTTGCTTGTGCTGGATGATATATGGAATGACGATCGTGCAAAATGGATTGAGTTGATAGATTTGATTAAAGTTGGTGCAACAGGAAGCCAAATCATAGTGACAACGCGTAGCAACTCAATTGCTTCAATGACAGGTACTCTTCCCTCTTATGTTTTAAAAGGACTTTCTCAAGATGATTGTTTATCTTTATTTGTCAAATGGGCATTTAAGGAAGGGGAAGTGATTAAATATCCATATCTTGTGGAGATTGGAAAAGAAATTGTCAAAAAATGTGCAGGGATTCCACTTGCTGTCAAAACATTAGGAAGCTCGTTGTTTtcaaaatatgatttaaataagtggATATTTGTGAGAGATTCTGAGATATGGAACATAGAACAAAAAAGAGATGATATTTTACCTGCATTGAAGTTAAGCTATGATCAAATGCCATCCTATTTGAGACAGTGTTTTGTTTACTTTTCTCTTTATCCAAAAGATTATACCTTCTTTAGGAATGATATAACTAGGCTTTGGGTAGCTCTTAATTTAGTACGATCTCGAAATGGAAGTGAACATCTAATGGATATTGCAAGAGAATATATAGATGACCTCAATTCTAGATCATTTCTTCAAGATTTCAAAATCGTAGGCTATTTTGGCTCGTTCAAAGTACATGATTTGATCCACGATCTAGCTCGGTATGTTGCGAAAGAGGAGTGTGTAGCAGTGGACTTGCATACTAAGAATATACCTGAATATGTAAGACACTTATCCTTTGTAGAATATAATTCAACAGACAATACTTTGTTTCCCAAGTCAAGAAATTTGAGAACTATATTATTTCCCATCAAAGGAAATGGCCTTGACAAGGGAACTTTGTTGGATGCATGGATATCAAGATACACATACTTACGATATTTAGATTTGAGATATTCTTCCTTTGAGTCTTTGCCTAATTCCTTTTCTAAACTGAAGCACTTGCGACTTCTCGACCTTTGTTATAATATCAAAATCAGAAGACTTCCTCATTCAATTAGCTAA